In Corylus avellana chromosome ca8, CavTom2PMs-1.0, the genomic stretch GCCCTTATCCATCTAGGAGtccaagaaaagaaataaaaaactttgCAATATTTAATGCtggatggaaaatattttgcaaGTGTTGTGCACGAACCCATCTGTACTGTTTGGACCCATCAAGAAGTTAtgaaaatctttcactcaaatGTTATACTTGAGTACAACTAGATCTAGTCCTCTGTTCTTGTTGCAATGGCTGTGAAATAGAACTTCTACCTTTGGGAGATACTCCAGATGGCAAGGGCCCAGTAGATGATCTCAAGGAGATTTAAAAAGTATTGTAGAACCTGCTGATTGTTGTGATTAAATGACAATGTTCATAAATGTCTTTACGTTTCTTATTCTTTCTGTTGTATCtttatgacatttttttatgaagttttgctttaaacaaattttgttttggagCAATTGACAAGGGCTACTTATCTAAAAAAACCAAACTTAATCTACTcgcttaaaaaaaaacttatcagCTTGATCTTGCTCTTTGATTACCTTTCTCAAAAACTTCTCTCAACTTTAGTTGTTTGTGTTGTAGGTAGGAACCCCTAGAATTTGAAATGCAATTGTTTGCAGGTGTCCCTATGCACTGGAAAATAAAGGGTTTGCACTTTTTTgctagttatttttttttttttcaatcattgCTTTATTATGTTCAAATTGCAGGTTAATGAGAGTGAGTCTGAAGACTATTTGGACAAATGGGTGCTGTAATGGAGTCTGAAGACTAATACACTAATGGTGCAACGGCCTTTGATTGGATACCCATTGATAACGAGAACCACTTTTGTGGTGCATGTAATGGTGGAAATGTGTACTATAAACGGCTGCCATGAAGatttgtattagtttttttttaatttgtaatgcaAATGTGGAGTTGTGTTGAAAATGTGTATTCCAAACGTTTAATTTCTAATGCAAatgtttaattttgaaatgtgtACTATAAATCCATGTGATATGAACCCTATGGGTACATTAGATAGAGTTAGCTTCGGTAGAGCATAAATCTGATAGAGTTTGGTTCTGATTCAAGTAGTTAatcatatatttaaattaatggtTTTCAAGCACAACataatcagaaaaaaaaaattacattaaaaataaactgATTCAAAAGATGAGCATAAAAATAAGAGCAAATGCCTGAGCTCCCTTCAGTCAAAGgctaaaaatgaataaaatgaagaataatatgtgctcactacaaaaataaaaataggttCTCCCGACGCCCGAAAAACACCGTGGAAGAGAGCAAACGCGGAGAATTGTATTCCTGGCGTTTGACGCTGGAGAATACCTTGTACCGGTAGAAATATGAAGCTTTGCTGGCATTGTCTGTGATTCACTCTAGCTATTTTCTGGGCGTTCTGCATTTAtttaattgctatttttttttttttcatctgtaCTCTTCCTCACTATTAATGAGTAActctttcatttaaaaaagttaatgaatACAATGCACTCTAGCTATTTAGCCAAAAACTCCAGGAAAACAACAAGCTTCCTGAACACTACAACTATATAGATTACAACCAGCAAAGTAACAAACTACATCAGCCAAACCATCACATAGCAAACCAAGCAACCAGCAACATCTCAAACTGCAGCTTACTGTTAAAAAAACCTTGCTATACACTTGTTGTCTCAATAGCAGCAACCATCCAGCATGACCCAATAGTTTTACAGGTGAAGCGGGCTGAGGGTACTGTATTTCAGGAAATGGCATCCTTGAGGCCTGAGTTGTTGGCAGTGGAATTGAGCTAGATTTGCCTTTATCCAACTTGCAAAGCCTGTATGTTTTGGGATAAATtgacaattaaaatttgacataaAGGTAACCacataaattattaaacaaagGGCTTCTAGCAAGAGATTGGATATGATCTCAAAGTATTTCACCACTAACCAGATAAATGTAAAAACATGAGAGCACTTAAATTACTCCAAAGTTGGTCAGCTTTCAAAATCTGATTTGGGCATTGATTTCTAGAATATAAggtcaaaataaatattaacataaaGAGGGAAAGAGTAATAAGGCTTAACagcattttcattcaaattgataaCCACAGCTTTCTTTAGACTGCTGTGAAGAAAATGCTCCCCACTATCACTGCAACATACCATGAGTCAGCTCATACTAAACCATGTACATTTAATGACATATAAGCTTTACAAATAATTTGTTCATCTAGATGCTACCACAATCtctcagcaattttttttttttttaaatgtagatCTTAACGCAATCAAGCTtttctaaaacaattaattacttaaaaagCATATggattttcaaatgatgtttcAGAACTTTTACAAACCCACATTTATATATcatgattattttataattaaaaataattcatacaCAACGGACTCAAATCATCATCTTTTTACGAAGTTGAAGTTTGGTTAACATGAAATGTCTCATTATAAAGGGTTCTTTAGagtgttttttgcttttagtttgaaaaaagtatcttgattgaataaaagtgatttttttttagtgtttgttaACAGAAAACACAAATTCTAAATAAACATAGGCTAGCAGCAATGCAGCATGAGTATATCCGCATAACATGTTTGTTATTCTAAAATTAAATCAACAgacaaaggggaaaaaaattagaggaaatggttttgaaattaaagaaaataaaatcacaactGGGGATAGAGGGAGCTAggtaacaagaaagaaaaggaaagatgcTGCTAATTCCTTATCTCTTTTGTCAGCTCATTACCTGATCAGTCTCAACATGAATCAAACACCagataattaataaagataCTGAGAAAGGAATtcttcaagatatatatatagagcaaaTGCTGCAGATAATTAATGATATCAGTAGTTtcaaaaagaagagaggaaaaagGAATGAAGCCAAAGGCAAAGCCCAAGTACACCTTGATAATGAAGCCATTAGTATATCGTGTGGGTGCGAGAGGAGCATGTACAGGCGGATCTGAGCTTAAAACTATACAAAAccttgcaaatatatatatatatcctgaaCAGATTAGATCCAAGCAGGGAAGCACAAAGTTGATCAAGTAGGGAAAAAGAGTAAAAGACTTTAGTTAGGCCCCCTACAAACCAAGATCCATGGACAAAGACAAACAAACTTGCATCACAAGTGCATTTTAGAGTACCTCCATACTTGTAGTACATATTTACATGCATAGATGGAGTTAGAAAGCAACTAAAGAGCAAAAAAGCAAACCCTGGGACCAAATTTTTATGatcaaagataaataaataaataaaatggtttGGATCTGTATATAATACAACTTTCAGACTAACTTCTAGACCTGGAATAGCTAGAGAAAACTAGACTAACTTTCACCACTCAACTTGAACTCTCTTTTCCCTAAGAGCCTCCCAAGTATCATAACTAACATATACTCCTTTCCTAGAAGCAGTCCATATGAGTTTATCAGAAAATCCCAAACTGATTTCAGCAAGTCGAGTTTGAATATCCACGAAAGACATCAAAGAGAaattacaaaggaaaaaaaaaaaaaaacatatcagaGAGAAATTACCAAATcaatgaaggttttttttttttaagagaatcaGATTTTGCTCTCAAAGTCAAGGTTCTTTTTCCATCTCCAGGCAACAAATTTCGTTAACAGCTGAACAAGCATGAGATTATGTCATTGCATTTCAGGTGAGCAAGCATGAGAGACACTGATCATCGAGgacaccaacaccaacaccaacatCATCAACAAACAACTCTGCCACAACCAGGCCAAGAACATGGCAACCATCGTTGCACAGCATCTTAGAGATCTGATGACTAGGCCACAGCCAGGCCAAGCCAGGCCAGCCAGGAACATGGCAACACCTATTCAATTTATCCATCCTGGCTACTACACATGACCtcttaaaccttttttttttttttcctatttcagAGATCTGGGTAATGCATAAATTGTGTATAGCAGAGAAATACATTCTAGCATAAATCTAATGCAATTCGAATCAACCATGTCTAGTCAGCAATTATAGGAGCAAAATTAGAAAGTATTCAAACTCATTGATAATGCAAATGAGAAATCTGACCAAAAACTATCTTTCTCGAGCATGAACAAACACAGCCTCAACCAAcgaaaaaagaagtaaaaatccaaacccaataatattaaaaaaacagaaatctaaaccctaaatacacaTAAATCTAATACACTATTCTAGCACCCAATACACATAAATCAAAAAGCCCTAGATTTTGaatgtggaggagagagagggattacttaccaccggtggaggagagagagagccttcggCTTCGcaggagtgagagagagacaggagctTCGCCGGTGGCTGTAGACGTCGCCAGAGTGAGACAGACAGTGGACAGAACCTTGCGACGAACGGACAGCTTCGCCGGTGGCTgaagaactcgccggaggagagagagggtgagtgcgggagggagagcgagggaGTGAGAGAGGATTTCCGGTGGCCgaagaactcgccggaggagagagagggtgagcgtgggagggagagcgagggaGTGAGAGGGGATTTCCGGTGGCCGatgaactcgccggaggagagagggtgagcgcgggagggagagcgagggaGTGAGAGAGGATTTTTAGATTtctgaaaatttaattttttagagaggtttgatttggttttaaaaaaaaaaaaaaaaattaaattaaattaaatgacatGTAGGAAAGAAGTTGGGtttgagttgggtttgtgttgtgtcccTATCAAACCTCtttgataaaagaccaagttagttcatccgttagttgaccgtttaggactgacacgtggaccaatcagatgtcgacacgtggcaccaatttaatttaaaattttttttttttttaaaaaaaaaaaaaaacgaaaaacattgggggtggctcggccacccccagtgggtacagggggtggctcggccacccccatccggccagatgggggtggccaatgttttttgtttctttttttttttttttaaatacttttttttttaatttaaaaatatatatatatttttttaatttaaaaattaatatatgtgccacgtgtcaacgtctgattggtccacgtgtcagtcctaacggtcaactaaataaaaaaaaatttgagcagtattgaaaaaataaaaaaaatgtgaacaGCCAGAAAATGTGCAACAAATTTGGCTTGTCCATAAAAATCCCATGAgtgtgcgtttttttttttttgtaaaacaacTTCATTGCAACAACATAAGATATTAGCAAGAtacatagaaagaaaaaataaaaataacagaaCACAATAATCTAATTAAGATGGACTACCAATAATCTAATTAAGATGGACAACAAATACCCCAAGtcctgaaaaaaaaatctaaaaagttggAAGTCACTTGAGAATGCAGCTTTTAACGGTCACGACCCACTATGATGGATAAAACTATCGGGagtaaaaaaaactcttataaaCTTATATCTAATTTAGCTTTCAAAGAAACCGAACAGACTAAGAAACGACAATTTAGATCTAGTCCAGCTTCCAAGGAAACCGAATAAACTAAGAAGAGCAAGAACAATGGAAAATGAATATCCAATATAGACAAAGAGTCTAAAGCCTAAACACTTTGGGTTAAATTCTTAACaacataaaaacacaaaaaataatagaagaAAACTCATAAAACAGCAACTTCAGCTGAGGACGAGGCATAGGAAAGTGTCGTGAGGATTATGTCTGACGCATGAGATCCACGAGCTGGTGCATAATATCCATGCGTGGGAGCACGTAGTCCATGCGTTGGCGCGTGGATGTTGGGGGGAGGAGCGGATGATGGCGCCCGAAAGTTTGGACGCAAGTCAGAGCGGTAGTGTGGCGCATTGCAAGCTGGAACTAGCGGAGAAAAGAAGATCTCATTTAGAAAAAACCCATCTCCGAAACTTCACAGATCCAACCGAAGAGGCAGTGGAAAAGACGACTGGCAAGGAGGATGATGTGGCCGATGAGGGTGGGAGACTGCGACTGTGGTTTTATGAGGGTTGATGATAAATCGTCAAAGACTTAGATGATATATAGATCTAGAGAAAACTCGAGAGAGGAAAGAGTTATCTCCTGAAGAGAGAAGCTcaataaaaggaaaagcaaaaagCAGTAAaagaggggaggaggaggagggaaacCAGAAGCTTTACCCTCCTCGTCAAGCATGGACGACAGAGCTTTTTTctgggagagagaagagagcatTTATGGTTTATTTTGGTTTGCCAAAGTATCATGCTTTTTAGTTAAATGTTTTAGGATGTGAGAGCATTCTCATTGGGCtctgtaattttttaaaaaaaatttgaaaattttttactttattctaattattattatttttttaagtacttaCATTCAGCTTTTCAAATTAGATATTCAATTTCACTCGTTCatttaaacattattttttaaggatttctttattctttactCAACATccatatatttgaaaatttttattttcctaattgtcatattttttaaaatttatcttttgCCAACGGTTGCCCAACggtcatattttcaaaaaaaggtTATCTTTTCCCAACGGTCATAATATTCAGTATAAGTAAGACTATTTCTTCTCCAATTTTGATTCACCTCAGCCAAAGGTTCTTTTCCATTTAATCTCTAGTTTTTCTCTTATGGCTCGCCTTTTCGTAAGAGTTGTTCTTCTCTTTGAATAATNNNNNNNNNNNNNNNNNNNNNNNNNNNNNNNNNNNNNNNNNNNNNNNNNNNNNNNNNNNNNNNNNNNNNNNNNNNNNNNNNNNNNNNNNNNNNNNNNNNNAtgtgtatataattttttaacatcTACCCTTAAATTCTACtaaaaaattgtattacaattggattaaaaaaaagaaaaagaaaaaaaatcaatctgccCCCTCATGCGAGTGTCATCTAGCATTAGTGAGGGGAGCACTAGTGGGGAGTGTCCTTTCTTTATCAGTGATATTTTATTGACAGATTGCTCTGTTAATCATctatttatgaaatattatcatgattgattttccaaaaaaaaaaaaaaaaaaaaggtaaagtgGAGTTGGAAAAGTCAATAGAAGAAAGACGCTTGATGATGAGTTGCATCAACATTCATCATTCATGCATGAATCTATATCATCATTCCTATCCTTAAATCCACGTGTATATATAGATGAAAAATTATATCCAGCATTTCTATTGCTTTTCACCTTTCATCATCGGTAGTAATTAACGTGTTTTTAAGaaatagttcaatcggttgaaaattatattttgtgaaataaaaaccactaatttaaattttttttattaaaaaaaaaagaatagaaagaaagaagtaGTCGAAGTTGCCACCACACTCCCAATTGCTACCCACATCATAGGATGGCTTATTTTGTCACTCAAATTGGGCTCATCTCCTGATCTTTTCTCACCTTTTGCGTGTGACAGTACCACAACTCCTCACCGCTGATCCTTATCGTGCTTTCCCCTTGTTTattaacgttttttttttttttaagaaaaaaatattaataaataatttaaaacaaaaaacaattgacAAAATAGAGTAGCCGAACCACCCATGACCTCCTCATAccatttctaattttttattttattttattttatttttcttctaagcAAAAAAGTAAGTTGATGAGATCAACTGTGATTAACTTACTTGAGCATAACCATTATATTTATCTGCTGAGCACAGCTCAAAAAGAATTTAGACGGTGAGAACTGTAGGTACACCCTCAAGACCAGTTGAACTTAGTTCAGCCACACTAAGACATCAGTaaaaattaaagtgattaaTACTAATAAGGCTTTGAAAGTAATCCTCAATTACATAGGTGCAAACTCCACCCTAATAGATTCTTATACCACTAATTCACCGCCACTGACAATCCGGTACCGGCCCTATAAAAAGCCGAGTGATAGAAGAAGAATAGTAGACTCTTTGGCAATAAATGGTATCCCAACAACcccataaatattaaataacgtgTCGTGTAACTCGTAATAGGAATCATGTTTGGCTGACAACAGGAAGCATTTCTGCGCCTAATTTAGTACGagcattcaatatatatatatatatatataacagcatatgttaaatacttaataccctTATGtttggaaactttatttttacttcgtgcggttttatttttatcacagaaccTTTTTGAGGTTTAGATAAAGGATAAAATTAGTCCATTCGTTAGTTGACTGTTAGGAGTGACACGTAGACCAAttagatgttgacacgtgacacctatttaattttttttaaaaaaatgtatatatatatatatatatatttaaaaaaaaaaaggaaaaaaattggggttggcttgggccatttgggggtggctcggccaccccttttggccatgggggtggcaagccacccccatctggccgttgagggtggttcggccacctcctaCGCTCCATGGGAgtagccgagccacccccagtgggtattGGGGGTGGTTTCCGCCACCCCAAAAGAgtcacccccaattttttttttttttaaatacatttttttaaaattttttaaaaaattaaataggtgtcacgtgtcaacatttgattggtccacgtgttacTCCTAATGGTCAACTAATGAATGGACTAACTtgatcctttatcaaaaccccaaaaaagtcatgtgataaaaataaaacctcaggaaaataaaaataaagtttccaaaCCCATGGTATTAAATATTTAacctagttcgaatccccctccccctcttgtacggacatgtcaaaaaaaaaaaaaaaaaaaaaaaaaaaaaaaattaaccttaaAAGCATTCTCACACATTTACAACGTGTCGTGTGATTCGAAATACAATTTTATGTTTCGTTGACAACGAGAAACATTTCTCATTTCTCACACATTTGTTGCCTTCCTGTTAATCACGCCTGCCTTTTGCGCCTTTCTCTTCGTCTCTTGCCTTCTGAGTGGATTCTTTAACTTCTGCGCGTATCCACCCGGCCTTTTTAACTCACCCCTCCTCTTTTTAACTCACCCCTCCTCAAATgcgagaaacaaaaagaaaaaaaatcttcaacGTCTCCGGCTtcttttctgggcaaccaaacggACTTGGGTGCTGACCAGAATTCACAGTTCTTGTATAGAAACGGAGAGAAAGTGTGTGCATGTGTGTATAAATATAATAAGGTGGTAGCTAAAATCGAAATCGGATGGCTGAGTTTGCGGGGAAATGGTGGTGGGGTTTGAGATCGGTGTGGATGGTGTTGTTGAATTTTCTCTTGGCAATTGTGTTTGTTTCGGCGGAAAGGGATCTGAGAATCGGACCTTCAACATTCAATGAGACTCAATCCACTTACCTTCTCAGAGCTGTAAATTTCTTATGGCAACCCGACAAATCGAGTTATCAACACGTTTGGCCGGTAATGTTTTTAATTCACATGTTTACTTATTCTGTTCGAAGAAAACCAAGATTGTTTTCTTCACTAAGTTGTCTTAAACTCACGCGGGGGTAGTTTAAACATGAGTGACTGTGAATTTTGGTTTACAGGAGATGAAATTTGGGTGGAAAATTGTTGTGGGTACAATAATTGGATTCTGTGGAGCAGCATTTGGGAGTGTTGGTGGCGTTGGCGGCGGTGGCATTTTTGTTCCTATGCTTAGCCTAATTATTGGCTTTGATCCCAAGTCGGCAACAGCTATTTCAAAATGTAAGACaagatgttttttttgtttttagttattttctCTGAAGGATATTCCTAAATTTTTTGGAAGCCGGTGCAGATTAAAATACCTGATCaagaaattatttgaaaaaaaaaaaaaaaaaaaaaaaaaaagaatgtaagGGGAATAAGGAGTTTTTCTACAGATACTTTTGGCTtctcaaaaggaaaatattattgaCCAGAGATAGAAGCTGGTTACTCACCATCATCAAACCTTCAAATGTTTTAGCAGAGCTAATTTGTGCTGACATTTTTAGTGAatttgagttttgaattttggagttGGCTGACTTTTGAGTGTGGAAGACATTATTTACCTCTTTACATGGTTGCTTCCTTGTAAAATCCATTGTCGAACTAAATTGAGCCACTGAAGGAATCCTTTATTACATTAAAATATGGTGAAATTAACAAAGTCATAAATTCCATCTGTTTGTGTCAGGTATGATCATGGGAGCAGCTGTCTCAACTGTTTACTACAACCTTAAGCTAAGGCATCCAACACTTGAAATGCCCATCATTGACTACGATTTGGTACTTCTCATCCAACCGATGCTCATGCTGGGCATTAGTATTGGAGTGTCTTTCAATGTTGTATTTGCTGATTGGATGGTCACTGTTTTGCTTATCATTCTCTTtataggtaattttttttttgttgagttcTTTATAGGTATTGATTAGTTGAACTTTAGTTTCCCTTGCTCAGACAATACCCTTATTGATTCTGGTGGCTTGCAGGCACATCAACGAAGGCATTCTTTAAGGGTGTTGAAACATGGAAAAAGGAAACCATTATGAAAAAGGTAATCGCATTAAGTTCTTACACAGAGATGCATGAATTTGTGCTTTTTCACATTTGGTCAAAATGCCCTCTTTGTTTTTCTGTTATTAGTACTAAAATTAATGGCTTACCAttgaattgatttttaaaattttaggaggCTGCTAAGCGGATGGAGTCAAATGGTGAATTGATCCACTGTTCCTctaattttatacaaaataaaaaataaaaaataaatcgtAGTGTTAGCATTGCTTGGAGTTGATTTGGTTTGTCGTGTCTATCAGGTTCTGGTGGTGCAGAAGTGGAATACAAGCCTCTTCCTGGTGGCCCAGGAAATGGCATTCAAAAGGACACCAAAGAACAAGAGGTATAAGAATACCCTGGTAAGCTGTTATCAGTACCACAGAATTCTAGAAGCTAAAATCAATATAAACATTGCAGGTTACTATTCTTGAGAATGTTTACTGGAAGGAACTTGGACTTCTCGTTTTTGTTTGGGTTGCATTCCTTGCCATTCAGATCACCAAGGTTTTGTCTCTTCTACTGTTCTATCCTGTCAAAATGTTAATATCATTCAATCTCCCTTTGATTATGCACCATCAATGGCTCGTTGTTAAATAATCATCTCCCATTGACAACAGAGTCATACAGCTGCTTGTTCAACAGCCTACTGGGCATGGAACTTGTTACAGGTATTTCTATTCATATCAATGGCCTCCTCCTATATTCTTTCCTCTCTGTATGTGTATTAGTTTTTGTTGAGCACAAGTACCTCACACCATCTACAGATCCCTGTTTCTTGTGGGGTATCTTTGTATGCAGCAGCTGGCCTTTACAAGGGACACAGAGTAATTGCATCAACGGGAGATGAAGGGAAAAATTTTCGAGTCCATCAGCTGGTTATCTATTGCATCTTGGGTGTGCTGGCAGGGGTAGTTGGTGGGCTGCTTGGACTAGGTGGAGGCTTTATTATGGGTCCACTATTTTTGGAGCTGGGAGTCCCCCCTCAGGCGAGTTTGTGGTTTTCattgaaataaacaaaatcattcaTGCACAGGTCATTTTGGGAATTATCCGGAAGTTGTTAATTTCTGGAAATTTGTGAATATTTTGCAAACTAATAGCTAAGCAAATAGAACTTTACTCATCTCCTTCTTacttagaaaaaagaaaaaaaaagaaaagaaaaagcctaA encodes the following:
- the LOC132189869 gene encoding sulfite exporter TauE/SafE family protein 3-like, translated to MAEFAGKWWWGLRSVWMVLLNFLLAIVFVSAERDLRIGPSTFNETQSTYLLRAVNFLWQPDKSSYQHVWPEMKFGWKIVVGTIIGFCGAAFGSVGGVGGGGIFVPMLSLIIGFDPKSATAISKCMIMGAAVSTVYYNLKLRHPTLEMPIIDYDLVLLIQPMLMLGISIGVSFNVVFADWMVTVLLIILFIGTSTKAFFKGVETWKKETIMKKEAAKRMESNGSGGAEVEYKPLPGGPGNGIQKDTKEQEVTILENVYWKELGLLVFVWVAFLAIQITKSHTAACSTAYWAWNLLQIPVSCGVSLYAAAGLYKGHRVIASTGDEGKNFRVHQLVIYCILGVLAGVVGGLLGLGGGFIMGPLFLELGVPPQVSSATATFGMTFSSSMSVVEYYLLKRFPIPYALYFAVVATIAALVGQHIVRKLIILLGRASLIIFILAFTIFISAISLGGVGISNMIMKIQGHEYMGFENLCKYEA
- the LOC132189870 gene encoding early nodulin-like protein 1 (The sequence of the model RefSeq protein was modified relative to this genomic sequence to represent the inferred CDS: added 241 bases not found in genome assembly), translated to ASSSATGNPLSPSLSLPCSPSLSSGEFFGHRKSSLTPSLSLPRSPSLLRRVHRPPEIPSHSLTLPPVLTLSLLRRVLRPPEILSHSLALPPALTLSPPASSSATGNPLSLPRSPSHAHPLSPPASSSATGNPLSLPRSPSRTHPLSPPASSSATGEAVRSSQGSVHCLSHSGDVYSHRRSSCLSLTPAKPKALSLLHRCDSGEHFLHSSLKKAVVINLNENAALQVG